A single region of the Mannheimia bovis genome encodes:
- the mazG gene encoding nucleoside triphosphate pyrophosphohydrolase, producing MATIEQFLEVVNQLRHPEQGCPWDLKQNFDTMLPHLLEETYEVAEAIHTNDRSALREELGDLLLQVVFLSQLAKEEGSFTFDDVVNDIHDKLIYRHPHVFGDVKAENSEEALKSWEQQKANDEKHKNQQSILDDLPFALPALTRANKLQKRCSKVGFDWDNPQGVLEKVEEELDEVKAEIVQYPNRSKELAEELGDLLFAIVNLCRHYHTDAEENLRNANLKFEKRFRKVEQAVKNTGRTVKECKLAELDAIWHQVKKVE from the coding sequence CAACTTCGTCACCCGGAACAAGGCTGCCCTTGGGATTTAAAACAGAATTTCGACACAATGCTCCCTCATTTATTAGAAGAAACCTATGAGGTTGCTGAAGCTATTCATACCAATGATCGCTCCGCTCTGCGTGAGGAATTGGGGGATTTATTACTCCAAGTGGTTTTCTTAAGTCAGCTTGCGAAAGAGGAAGGATCTTTTACCTTTGATGATGTAGTAAACGATATTCACGATAAATTGATTTATCGTCACCCTCACGTTTTTGGTGATGTGAAAGCAGAAAATAGTGAAGAGGCATTAAAAAGTTGGGAGCAACAAAAAGCAAATGATGAGAAGCATAAAAATCAACAATCTATTTTAGATGATCTTCCGTTTGCACTACCAGCACTTACTCGTGCCAATAAATTACAAAAACGTTGTTCAAAAGTGGGATTCGATTGGGATAATCCGCAAGGAGTGTTAGAAAAAGTAGAAGAAGAACTTGATGAAGTAAAAGCAGAAATAGTTCAATATCCGAATCGTTCCAAAGAATTGGCTGAAGAATTAGGCGATTTATTGTTTGCAATTGTAAATTTATGTCGTCATTATCATACTGATGCTGAAGAAAATTTACGAAATGCCAATCTTAAATTTGAAAAACGCTTTAGAAAAGTCGAACAAGCAGTTAAAAATACCGGAAGAACTGTAAAAGAGTGTAAGTTAGCCGAATTAGATGCAATTTGGCATCAAGTAAAAAAAGTAGAATAA